The following nucleotide sequence is from Chryseobacterium sp. CY350.
GAAATGTTTGAAAGCTCTTTGCGAAGCTGACCGTTTACAAAAACAATCCAGTCAAAATTTTCTTCACCCAAATGCAGCTCATCAAGCTGTTCTTTGGTAATGTTGTGACTTTCTTTCGGAAAAAAATTATAATCTTTCTCCGTGATTTCTTTGATGTTGGTATACTTGTATTCTTCGTCTTTCTTGGTAGGAAAACCTTTCATCGCAAATTTTTGAAGCGCAATTTTTCTGTCGTCATCTAAAAATCTGTGACGCAGACTCTCCAAAAATTCACTGTGATTTTCTATTGTTTGATCGTATAAAGCCATTACTGATATTTCGGCCATCACACCTTTATTATAAATTTAATTTGTATCAATATCGCAGTTTCTCACTGCCTTTTCGACTAAGGATTGATAAAAAACTTAACCAAAAATATTTTATTAGTTAAGCAACCAATCGTAACCTTTGCTTTCCAATTCTAAAGCTAAAGATTTGTCACCTGTTTTGATGATTTTTCCGTTCGCTAAAACGTGTACATAATCAGGCTCAATATAATTCAGCAATCTCTGATAATGCGTAATCAAAAGAACTGCATTTCCTTCGTTTTTAAACTGGTTCACACCATCTGCAACGATTCTCAAAGCATCGATATCTAATCCTGAATCGGTTTCATCAAGAATAGCCAATTTAGGATTCAGCATCATCATCTGGAAAATCTCGTTTCTTTTCTTTTCACCTCCCGAAAATCCTTCGTTCAATGATCTAGAAAGGAAATCTTTTTTGATTCCTAATTTCTCAGATTTCTCACGAATCATTGCCAGCATTTCTTTTGCAGGCATATCTTCAAATCCGTTTGCTTTTCTGTTTTCATTCATAGCAGCTTTAATGAAATTAGTCACAGAAACTCCAGGAATTTCTACCGGATATTGAAATGAAAGGAAAATACCTTTGTGCGCTCTCTCTTCAGGAGCGTCTTCAATAATGTTTTCACCTTGAAAAAGGATTTCTCCTTCAGTCACTTCGTAATCTTCTTTTCCTGCAATCACAGAAGAAAGAGTAGATTTACCGGCTCCGTTAGGTCCCATGATCGCATGAACTTCGCCCGGCTTTATTTCAAGATTAATACCTTTTAATATTTGTGCGCCATCTTCAATTCTGGCGTGTAAGTTTTTAATGTTTAACATATATTTTTAATTTATCGCAAGGTTAGACAAAGATTTTTATTTGTCTCCTGTGTCATCCTTAAGATAAACAAAGGCGCTAACGCTTAGCGAGGAAATACTATTTATTTTTAATGTTTAAATTTCATCAAGATTGTTTGCTATTCTTTTGACTCCGTTTTTAAAAAGTTGAGAGTTAAAATTTAAAAGCATGCCTAATTTATACTTTCCAATTCTTAAATAATTTTTTAGTTGTAAAGCATGATAATTATTTAAGCTATCGACTGATTTTATTTCTAAAACAACTTTGTTTTCAATTAGCAAATCCATTTTAAAAGCTCTTTCCAAAATAAGTTCTTCATATTGGATATTAAGGAATTTTTGTTTTTCAACTATTAATCCTTCTTTCCGTAATTCATAAAATAAACAATCTTCATAAATGGTTTCAAATAAACCAACACCTAATTTTCTATGAATCTTTAATCCGCTTTCAAATACAATCTTTGAAATCTCATTTTCTGTCATTTGTTTGTTTTTCGCAAAGATACAAGTTGAAAATTAATTTCAATTGTATTTCTTTCCTAAGCGTCAGCGGCTCAGTTTATCTTTAAAATCAGCGGTTTGCCTTTAAAAAAATCTTTGTTTTACTTTGCGATAAAACTAATTACCCAACAGAACCTTCTAATGAAATCTCCAATAATTTCTGAGCTTCAATGGCAAATTCCATTGGTAATTTATTTAAAACTTCTTTACTGAAACCATTGACGATCAAAGCAATTGCTCTTTCCGTATCAATACCTCTCTGGTTACAGTAAAAAATCTGATCTTCACCGATTTTTGAAGTGGTTGCTTCATGTTCTAATTGTGCAGTAGGATCTTTGATTTCAATATAAGGGAAAGTATGCGCTCCACATTCGTTACCCATTAGTAATGAGTCACATTGTGAGAAGTTTCTTGCTCCTTTTGCAGAAGGCATTACTTTTACCAATCCTCTGTATGAGTTTTGAGATTTTCCTGCAGAAATTCCTTTAGAAATAATCGTTGATTTCGTATTCTTTCCGATGTGAATCATCTTTGTACCTGTGTCAGCATACTGATGATTGTTGGTTACCGCAATAGAGTAAAACTCACCGATCGAGCCATCACCTTTTAAGATACAAGAAGGATATTTCCATGTTACCGCAGAACCTGTTTCCACCTGTGTCCATGAGATTTTTGCTTTTGTTTCGCACAGTCCTCTTTTGGTTACAAAATTGAAAACTCCACCTTTACCTTCTTCATTTCCCGGATACCAGTTTTGTACTGTTGAATATTTAATTTCAGCATTATCCAAAGCGATCAATTCTACAACCGCAGCATGAAGCTGGTTTTCATCTCTCGACGGAGCTGTACAACCTTCAAGATAAGAAACGTAACTTCCTTCATCAGCAATAACAAGTGTTCTTTCAAACTGACCTGTACCTGACTGATTGATACGGAAATACGTTGATAATTCCATTGGGCATCTTACGCCTTTGGGAATATAACAGAAACTTCCGTCAGAAAATACCGCGGAGTTCAATGCTGCATAAAAGTTATCACCTCTTGGAACCACTTTTCCCAGATATTTTTTCACTAAATCCGGATGATTTTTAATCGCTTCGGAAATTGAACAGAAAATAATTCCTTTTTCTGCTAATGTATCCTGAAAAGTTGTTTTTACAGAGATAGAATCTATTACAATATCTACAGCAACATTTGAAAGCCTTTTCTGCTCTTCGATGTTGATTCCTAATTTAGCAAAAGTTGCCAATAGTTCAGGATCTACTTCGTCTAAACTTGCCAATTCTGGTTTAGCTTTCGGTGCTGCGTAATATTTTATCGCCTGAAAATCTGGTTTTGTGTATTTAATGTTTGCCCATTCAGGCTCTGTCATTTTCAACCAAATCTTGAAAGATTCCAAACGCCATTCT
It contains:
- the sufC gene encoding Fe-S cluster assembly ATPase SufC, whose amino-acid sequence is MLNIKNLHARIEDGAQILKGINLEIKPGEVHAIMGPNGAGKSTLSSVIAGKEDYEVTEGEILFQGENIIEDAPEERAHKGIFLSFQYPVEIPGVSVTNFIKAAMNENRKANGFEDMPAKEMLAMIREKSEKLGIKKDFLSRSLNEGFSGGEKKRNEIFQMMMLNPKLAILDETDSGLDIDALRIVADGVNQFKNEGNAVLLITHYQRLLNYIEPDYVHVLANGKIIKTGDKSLALELESKGYDWLLN
- the sufB gene encoding Fe-S cluster assembly protein SufB, whose amino-acid sequence is MSKYTEDDLRVDLENKKYEFGWETILDYEDFPTGLNEDIVRAISAKKEEPEWMTEWRLESFKIWLKMTEPEWANIKYTKPDFQAIKYYAAPKAKPELASLDEVDPELLATFAKLGINIEEQKRLSNVAVDIVIDSISVKTTFQDTLAEKGIIFCSISEAIKNHPDLVKKYLGKVVPRGDNFYAALNSAVFSDGSFCYIPKGVRCPMELSTYFRINQSGTGQFERTLVIADEGSYVSYLEGCTAPSRDENQLHAAVVELIALDNAEIKYSTVQNWYPGNEEGKGGVFNFVTKRGLCETKAKISWTQVETGSAVTWKYPSCILKGDGSIGEFYSIAVTNNHQYADTGTKMIHIGKNTKSTIISKGISAGKSQNSYRGLVKVMPSAKGARNFSQCDSLLMGNECGAHTFPYIEIKDPTAQLEHEATTSKIGEDQIFYCNQRGIDTERAIALIVNGFSKEVLNKLPMEFAIEAQKLLEISLEGSVG
- a CDS encoding GxxExxY protein — its product is MTENEISKIVFESGLKIHRKLGVGLFETIYEDCLFYELRKEGLIVEKQKFLNIQYEELILERAFKMDLLIENKVVLEIKSVDSLNNYHALQLKNYLRIGKYKLGMLLNFNSQLFKNGVKRIANNLDEI